The following are encoded in a window of Desulfopila inferna genomic DNA:
- a CDS encoding beta-ketoacyl-[acyl-carrier-protein] synthase family protein: protein MNRRVVITACSAITPIGYGKKEIIKNLRRGKSGVRPLRDDGLLSKRIHSRVFGTVDYPIEYGFKRYYRKTMGPVAYYACQVARDVLEQSGLDQQFITSGRLGVAFGSTHGSPTVQREIYKAFFSELDSEFSSIGAVDYLRSMVHTTAVNITRMFGITGRIIASSTACTTSSQSIGFGYETIKYGMQDAMICGGADEYDTTTVAVFDNLLACSVDYNDTPHLTPRPFDADRDGLVVGEGGGAVLLEEYESAKKRGAVILGEIIGFACNNNGGDLILPNLDGITATLRLALDDAKISPDDVDFISAHATATKMGDVIEAQAIAAVYGDKPLVTGLKSYMGHTMGTCGVIESILTLYMMEQGFIAPTLNLENIDERCRMIRHTRELTETKTAIAAIQNFAFGGVNTCLLLKDGSTV from the coding sequence ATGAATAGACGCGTCGTTATCACCGCTTGTTCCGCAATCACTCCCATAGGGTATGGAAAAAAAGAGATCATCAAGAATCTGCGCCGGGGTAAATCCGGAGTGCGGCCCCTGCGTGATGACGGACTTTTGAGTAAACGTATTCATTCCCGCGTCTTCGGCACCGTGGATTATCCCATAGAATACGGCTTCAAAAGGTACTATCGAAAAACCATGGGTCCGGTGGCCTACTATGCCTGCCAGGTTGCCAGGGATGTCCTGGAACAATCCGGACTGGATCAGCAATTCATCACCTCCGGACGTCTCGGCGTCGCCTTTGGCTCAACGCACGGCAGCCCTACCGTCCAGCGTGAAATCTACAAAGCCTTTTTCAGCGAACTTGATTCAGAATTCTCGTCCATCGGAGCTGTTGATTATCTCCGTTCGATGGTGCATACCACGGCAGTGAACATCACCAGAATGTTTGGTATTACCGGACGGATCATTGCCTCATCCACGGCCTGCACCACCAGCAGCCAATCCATCGGTTTTGGTTATGAAACGATCAAATACGGCATGCAGGATGCGATGATCTGCGGTGGAGCCGATGAATACGATACAACCACTGTGGCGGTTTTTGACAACCTGCTGGCCTGCTCCGTCGATTATAACGACACTCCGCACCTTACCCCCCGGCCGTTTGACGCCGACCGTGACGGTTTGGTGGTGGGAGAAGGGGGCGGCGCCGTGCTCCTCGAAGAATATGAATCCGCCAAAAAACGCGGCGCGGTTATCCTTGGCGAAATAATCGGCTTTGCCTGCAACAATAATGGCGGCGACCTCATCCTGCCGAATCTTGACGGGATTACCGCTACCTTGCGCCTGGCTCTCGATGATGCGAAAATCTCCCCGGACGATGTTGATTTCATCAGCGCCCACGCCACAGCGACAAAAATGGGTGATGTGATCGAGGCCCAGGCCATCGCCGCGGTCTATGGCGACAAACCGCTTGTAACCGGTCTGAAGAGCTATATGGGCCACACCATGGGAACCTGCGGAGTTATCGAATCGATTCTTACCCTGTATATGATGGAACAGGGATTTATTGCTCCCACCCTGAACCTGGAGAATATCGATGAACGCTGCAGAATGATCCGGCACACCCGCGAACTTACTGAAACAAAAACAGCAATAGCAGCCATTCAAAATTTTGCTTTTGGTGGAGTGAATACCTGTCTGCTCCTTAAAGACGGCAGCACGGTTTAA
- a CDS encoding DegV family protein encodes MNDILHSFAIGYDCLSASADLLDRINVFPVADGDTGTNLRISLAPFRSPGQDSGTMRLLLARCATGNSGNIAAAFFREFCRAQSMADLPEAAALGKKKAWQAIARPCAGTMLTVFDSLVSTLSSHETLSTVYSPLSLELQKAVGETTRRLPILSEAGVVDSGALAMYVFFDGFFRNLTQHRNSAVSIFDLFAGKLAISHAFQPETSSSYCVDAVIQLPEGQAAAPGEPDERAKMIDDLAGLGESVVVVENDSSLKIHIHTPDPDRLRGQLDLFGNVVRWSDEAMNRTVRPLSAAAAKSPLHIVTDAAGSITREMARLSGLTLLDSYIIAGDESRPESLCNSEDIYRMMREGGKVTTAQASTFERYQHYQNISRQFGPSLYLCVGAAFTGNYDTALSWKMEHDIDDRFTVLDSGAASGKLALIALLTGRYAENADGGADIIAFAEKVIEECEEYVFIHELKYLVAGGRVSKAGGFFGDLLHMKPVITPTRNGVQKVGVVHSTRQQLAFALEKLKKQYDPSATPTVMLQYSDNQDWVAEVVRQQVRSLLPEAEILLTPLSLTSGIHMGPGTWSMAFASSRSSQ; translated from the coding sequence TCTTCTCGATCGAATCAACGTTTTCCCGGTGGCAGACGGAGATACCGGTACCAACCTGCGTATCAGTCTTGCCCCGTTTCGCAGTCCCGGCCAGGATAGCGGCACCATGCGTTTGCTGCTTGCCCGCTGCGCCACCGGTAACTCAGGCAATATAGCCGCGGCTTTCTTCCGGGAGTTCTGCCGGGCGCAAAGTATGGCCGATCTTCCCGAAGCGGCGGCTTTGGGAAAAAAAAAGGCCTGGCAGGCTATTGCCAGGCCCTGCGCCGGCACCATGCTCACGGTTTTTGACAGCCTGGTCTCAACTCTTTCCTCGCATGAGACATTATCGACAGTGTATTCCCCGTTGAGCCTTGAACTGCAAAAGGCGGTTGGCGAGACCACACGCCGCCTGCCGATTCTCTCTGAAGCAGGTGTTGTCGATTCCGGCGCCCTGGCCATGTATGTTTTTTTTGACGGATTCTTCAGAAACCTTACTCAACACCGCAATTCCGCCGTATCCATTTTTGATCTTTTTGCCGGTAAACTCGCTATCAGCCACGCCTTTCAGCCCGAAACCAGCAGTTCATATTGTGTCGATGCCGTCATACAATTGCCGGAGGGACAGGCGGCGGCCCCCGGAGAACCGGACGAACGGGCGAAGATGATCGACGACCTCGCCGGGCTTGGAGAAAGCGTGGTAGTGGTCGAAAATGACTCGAGTCTCAAAATTCACATCCATACTCCCGATCCCGACCGACTGCGAGGTCAGCTTGATTTATTCGGCAATGTTGTCCGCTGGTCCGATGAAGCAATGAACCGGACGGTGCGGCCCTTATCCGCGGCAGCGGCAAAGTCCCCTCTGCACATAGTAACGGATGCAGCGGGTTCGATCACCAGGGAGATGGCCCGGCTATCCGGCCTCACTCTGCTTGACAGCTATATTATAGCCGGAGATGAATCCAGGCCGGAAAGTCTGTGCAACTCCGAGGATATCTACCGGATGATGCGCGAGGGTGGGAAAGTGACAACCGCCCAGGCCTCAACCTTTGAACGGTACCAACATTATCAGAACATCAGCCGGCAATTCGGCCCTTCCCTGTATCTTTGCGTCGGTGCAGCTTTTACCGGTAATTACGACACTGCACTTTCCTGGAAGATGGAGCACGATATTGACGACCGGTTCACAGTCCTCGACTCCGGAGCAGCATCGGGCAAGCTTGCTCTCATCGCCCTGCTCACCGGCCGCTATGCAGAAAATGCCGATGGTGGAGCAGATATCATTGCCTTTGCCGAAAAAGTCATCGAAGAATGTGAAGAATATGTCTTTATTCACGAGCTCAAATATTTGGTAGCCGGCGGTCGGGTATCAAAGGCAGGCGGCTTTTTCGGGGATCTGCTGCACATGAAGCCCGTGATAACTCCAACCCGAAACGGAGTACAAAAAGTCGGCGTTGTTCACAGCACCAGACAGCAGCTCGCCTTTGCCCTTGAAAAACTGAAGAAACAGTATGATCCATCTGCTACGCCGACCGTCATGCTCCAGTATTCCGACAACCAGGACTGGGTGGCGGAAGTCGTCCGGCAGCAGGTGCGTTCCCTCTTACCTGAAGCGGAAATCCTGCTCACTCCTTTGTCATTGACTTCGGGTATTCATATGGGCCCCGGCACCTGGTCGATGGCCTTCGCCTCTTCTCGGTCCAGCCAATGA
- a CDS encoding lysophospholipid acyltransferase family protein — protein sequence MNGFWYTLLVRFTSLCGPWFFVMVSRIVATGYFIFSRRRVIESRRFYAALFPERSMFFHLWCTFRQYQNFTTIHLDRYLKAQDKAVTYTSVDWEQLDGVIGRQGGILLMSHLGNWEMAATLLKKQREDLQLLLYMGVKEKEGVEKMQKDTLRQSGITIIGVDKEDNSPFSAVAGIHFLRSGGLVSMAGDVVWRSDQRKVRVIFLGRDAYLPEAPFIFSLVSGAPLFAFFAFRTGKNSYIFTQSDPIPIQPKSRRDRAEAIAGAAQQYADLLEKTLRQHPFEWYHFDRFIH from the coding sequence ATGAACGGTTTTTGGTACACATTGCTCGTCCGCTTCACCAGCCTCTGTGGGCCATGGTTTTTTGTCATGGTTTCCCGCATCGTTGCAACAGGGTATTTTATATTTTCCCGGCGACGCGTGATCGAGAGCCGCCGCTTCTATGCCGCCCTCTTTCCCGAACGGAGCATGTTTTTTCATCTTTGGTGCACCTTCAGGCAATACCAGAATTTTACCACCATCCACCTTGACAGATACCTTAAAGCTCAAGATAAAGCAGTGACATACACCTCCGTTGACTGGGAGCAGCTCGACGGTGTGATCGGCCGGCAAGGCGGGATTCTCCTTATGTCTCACCTGGGAAACTGGGAAATGGCGGCCACGCTGCTGAAAAAGCAGCGGGAAGACCTGCAACTTCTTCTCTACATGGGAGTGAAGGAAAAGGAAGGTGTGGAAAAGATGCAAAAGGATACTCTGCGTCAATCCGGCATAACCATAATCGGGGTGGATAAAGAAGACAATTCGCCTTTTTCGGCAGTTGCCGGCATTCATTTTTTGCGCTCGGGAGGTCTGGTGTCAATGGCTGGTGATGTTGTCTGGCGCAGCGATCAACGCAAGGTGCGGGTCATCTTCCTTGGCCGGGATGCGTATCTTCCCGAAGCGCCTTTTATTTTCAGCCTGGTCTCCGGTGCCCCTCTTTTTGCGTTTTTTGCCTTCCGTACCGGCAAAAACTCCTATATTTTTACCCAGTCCGATCCCATTCCCATCCAGCCGAAATCCCGCCGGGACCGAGCAGAGGCTATCGCCGGGGCCGCCCAGCAATATGCCGATCTTCTGGAGAAAACATTGCGGCAGCATCCATTTGAATGGTATCATTTTGACCGCTTTATCCATTGA
- a CDS encoding acyl carrier protein, giving the protein MTRDEIQSKILAILTEDFEFEHPGPDDNLRDDHGFDSIDAIELLSKIETSILGFTLTRAEKEKAMAIRTINDILGYIEEIKNSRTS; this is encoded by the coding sequence ATGACCAGAGATGAAATTCAAAGTAAAATTTTAGCCATCCTCACCGAAGATTTCGAATTCGAACATCCCGGTCCGGATGATAACCTTCGGGACGACCATGGCTTTGACAGTATTGATGCCATTGAACTTTTAAGCAAAATAGAAACTTCGATTCTGGGATTCACCCTCACCCGTGCGGAGAAAGAGAAGGCCATGGCAATCAGGACTATCAATGATATTCTTGGTTATATCGAAGAGATCAAAAACTCCCGAACCTCATAA